One genomic segment of Garra rufa chromosome 13, GarRuf1.0, whole genome shotgun sequence includes these proteins:
- the scml4 gene encoding sex comb on midleg-like protein 4, with protein MEIHWSKGLMSIPAAASVQSGGGEMQSPGVISPAFLPPPSGKVPGRKRGRPPLKRHPEYQSRYPESLPPIKVPKKRGRKPGFKLKSRLMTPLAISPPSSTPEPDMSSIPQDAATIPHSATPQVLTVCIYVNKHVNTGPNLDRQKVLQLPDHLGPARPSVVLQQAVQGCIDSAFQQKAVFTLLTEGYGGEKISATFDGKQHLLSLPVVNSVGYVLRFLKKLCRSLLCENLFSDQPIAPSSSPSSSSSFHTEKHSDGQPKSTNSMVDDYHGDSMDPKRYSADPSDSAYGAMSSPYTASKPAYGFRSGTPYSGGVCRQAASPSTFQEGNRSAYSPSPEGGEAKPPPSKDPSRWSVDEVVWFIKDADPQALGPHVDLFRKHEIDGDALLLLKSDMIMKYLGLKLGPALKLCYHIDKLKQNKF; from the exons ATGGAAATTCATTGGTCAAAAG GTCTGATGAGTATTCCTGCTGCTGCATCAGTTCAGTCAGGGGGTGGAGAGATGCAATCACCTGGGGTCATTAGCCCCGCCTTCCTCCCGCCCCCAAGTGGAAAAGTTCCAGGCCGCAAGAGGGGTCGCCCACCCCTAAAGAGGCACCCGGAATATCAGAGCCGCTACCCAGAATCCCTCCCACCCATTAAAGTGCCTAAGAAGAGAGGCAGGAAGCCTGGCTTTAAG ctgAAGTCTCGCTTGATGACGCCCCTGGCCATCTCTCCTCCCAGCAGCACCCCGGAGCCAGACATGAGCTCAATTCCCCAGGACGCTGCTACTATCCCCCACTCAGCCACCCCACAGGTCCTTACAG tGTGTATCTACGTGAATAAGCATGTGAACACAGGTCCTAACCTGGACAGGCAGAAGGTGCTGCAGCTGCCCGATCACCTGGGTCCTGCCAGGCCCTCTGTGGTGCTGCAGCAGGCGGTACAGGGCTGCATTGACAGTGCATTTCAGCAAAAAGCCGTCTTCACCCTGCTTACTGAGGGCTACGGAGGGGAAAAGATCTCAG CCACCTTTGATGGTAAGCAACATTTGTTGAGTTTGCCAGTGGTCAACAGCGTGGGTTACGTCCTCCGCTTCCTCAAGAAGTTGTGTCGAAGCCTGTTGTGTGAGAACCTCTTCAGTGACCAGCCCATCGCCCCTTCATCGTCtccctcctcctcttcttcattCCACACTGAAAAGCACTCAGACGGACAGCCCAAGTCAA CAAACTCAATGGTGGATGATTACCATGGCGATTCAATGGACCCCAAGCGCTATTCAGCTGACCCCAGCGACTCTGCCTATGGTGCGATGTCCTCACCGTACACGGCGAGTAAACCTGCGTACGGTTTTCGTTCTGGCACTCCCTATTCTGGAGGCGTCTGCAGGCAGGCAGCCAGTCCCAGCACATTCCAGGAAGGAAACAGAAGTG CCTACAGTCCATCCCCAGAAGGAGGGGAGGCGAAGCCCCCACCCAGTAAGGATCCCTCCAGGTGGAGCGTGGATGAGGTGGTGTGGTTCATCAAGGATGCAGACCCTCAAGCACTGGGCCCTCACGTGGATCTCTTCAGAAAACAT GAGATTGATGGGGATGCTCTTCTTCTCCTGAAGAGTGATATGATCATGAAGTACCTGGGACTCAAACTGGGCCCGGCTCTCAAGCTCTGCTACCACATCGACAAGCTAAAACAGAACAAGTTCTGA